Proteins encoded by one window of Acuticoccus sp. MNP-M23:
- a CDS encoding AsmA-like C-terminal region-containing protein, translating to MARRAGPRLLCNPSQEICSIRAPSSLLLLPELSLRPRRKTLLIAGMAAVVVFAVVRVSLSPVSIPVSGWIAERLTSALGAPVFLGPVGVQLEFGAVALTVDDVRVRTDVYSASIQRISVLQGFTGRSVRLKGPAVRLDPSQGQTGSPPPVPHPDAAIQALDAGLGAIGTLARENGLHSLNVEDGRLDIVSAGRPINEARVFQAVSADFQLSDPAALSGRIEAVGADGTVSTSVTRMRDKGGARTLTLALNGMTPKDITRVQPVRSGLAIDAAFTGRLSEDGAVMAADLDVSVGPGVFVFGKDPPRAIDRAGFTLTRADDGASFRLHGAQLDAGNTHVALAGTLVPSQDPAAMWDFSLETSEAIFDAPDVNLPPVVPSALTAVGRLDLEGRAIHFDAVRAAAQNGSFDGIFTFDYSEKGPTLTGAARIGPSTIATLLGAWPPVVAHEPRTATLETVLGGMVGGAEFQFALTPLELDGDPATNDMIEGGLSVDLSFVGATFATPELPVAVGKASGAMRLRDKAFSVRIDRGVIGAGEGGTIAVSDGRFTIRDLAASPPEANLSATLEGPVSAVVSLAHELKVPELKKTPLTPDDVEGTIKATVSLNTPLADDVPDEARRWSIDARLTNAGSKVPIAGQTFTDANVEVLINRLRLAARGRAKIDGLTVDVNYSEIFDGEKSGAARFVLTDKDRRARGFDTGATLTGPVTVTLEQGAEETNSFTADLTEAAVALPVYAKRAGTTLTAAGDVRGEAPELSIDNLRVTGRNVRIEGAVDVRDGALARASFGTFALAEGDDARIEVSKDGNGLTATFDAAQFDARQLLKGLKTGSTAGTKPQNPGADSLGPLTVNADVARLRISDVSTVAGLTVAARYAGNRVQKLSASGKLDDVNAGSFAVEIGAAENRTRRMQVDIAELGRLLSAFDIYKRMRGGRTKLDARLDDDGVISGRLVADQFVLTNEKSLEKILQQARASNASMSATSGTARVRSNQAIDGMSFERLAVDFTKRGDIISVNEAIVRGPIMGGSASGVVDLSKKSVLLNGTLIPAYGVNNLFGRVPLVGTILGGGNKGGLFGVTFRLVGPIDNPQLVLNPMSAIAPGIFRKIFEFR from the coding sequence GTGGCTCGCCGCGCAGGTCCACGGCTGCTGTGCAACCCTTCACAGGAGATCTGCTCCATCCGCGCACCGTCATCTCTTCTGCTGCTGCCGGAACTGTCGCTCCGGCCGCGCCGCAAGACGCTGCTCATTGCCGGCATGGCTGCGGTGGTCGTGTTCGCGGTGGTGCGGGTATCGCTTTCACCGGTGAGCATCCCCGTCTCCGGCTGGATTGCCGAACGGCTGACGTCCGCCCTCGGCGCGCCGGTCTTTCTGGGGCCGGTGGGCGTGCAGCTGGAATTCGGTGCCGTGGCGCTCACGGTGGATGATGTGCGCGTGCGCACAGACGTCTATTCCGCCTCCATTCAGCGGATCAGCGTGTTGCAGGGCTTTACCGGACGGTCGGTGCGGCTGAAGGGGCCAGCCGTGCGGCTCGATCCCTCACAGGGTCAGACCGGCAGCCCGCCACCGGTGCCCCACCCCGATGCCGCCATCCAGGCCTTGGATGCAGGCCTCGGGGCGATCGGGACGCTTGCGCGCGAAAACGGGCTTCATAGCCTCAACGTGGAAGATGGCCGCCTCGACATCGTGAGCGCAGGGCGTCCCATCAACGAAGCGCGGGTGTTTCAGGCTGTCAGCGCCGATTTTCAGCTTTCCGACCCTGCCGCGCTCAGCGGCCGCATCGAGGCCGTGGGGGCGGACGGGACCGTCAGCACCTCGGTCACCCGCATGCGTGACAAGGGTGGCGCGCGCACCCTGACGCTCGCCCTCAACGGCATGACGCCGAAGGATATCACCCGCGTTCAGCCGGTCCGGTCCGGCCTTGCCATCGATGCTGCGTTCACCGGCCGCCTGTCGGAAGACGGCGCGGTGATGGCGGCGGACCTCGACGTCAGCGTCGGCCCCGGTGTCTTCGTGTTCGGCAAGGACCCGCCACGCGCGATTGATCGGGCCGGGTTCACGCTGACGCGGGCAGACGACGGCGCCAGCTTCCGCCTTCACGGCGCGCAGCTCGATGCCGGAAACACTCATGTTGCGCTGGCAGGCACCCTTGTGCCGTCCCAAGACCCTGCCGCGATGTGGGACTTTTCGCTGGAGACGAGCGAAGCCATCTTCGATGCGCCGGACGTCAACCTGCCGCCCGTGGTGCCCTCCGCGCTGACTGCCGTGGGCCGGCTCGATCTTGAGGGCCGGGCCATCCACTTCGACGCCGTGCGTGCGGCCGCGCAGAACGGCAGCTTCGACGGCATCTTCACCTTCGATTATTCGGAGAAGGGGCCGACCTTGACAGGGGCCGCGCGGATCGGACCGTCCACGATTGCGACGCTGCTGGGTGCGTGGCCGCCGGTTGTGGCGCACGAGCCGCGCACTGCCACGTTGGAGACCGTGCTTGGCGGTATGGTCGGCGGGGCCGAGTTCCAGTTTGCGCTGACCCCGCTGGAACTCGACGGCGACCCTGCCACCAACGACATGATTGAGGGTGGCCTTTCGGTGGATCTGAGTTTTGTGGGCGCCACCTTTGCAACGCCGGAACTGCCGGTGGCCGTCGGCAAGGCAAGCGGTGCCATGCGCCTGCGCGACAAGGCGTTTTCGGTGCGCATCGACCGCGGTGTGATCGGCGCGGGCGAGGGCGGCACCATCGCGGTATCGGACGGGCGCTTCACAATTCGCGACCTTGCCGCGAGCCCGCCCGAAGCCAACCTCAGCGCAACCCTGGAGGGGCCGGTGTCGGCTGTGGTGAGCCTTGCTCACGAGCTGAAGGTGCCGGAGCTGAAGAAGACACCCCTGACCCCGGACGATGTGGAAGGCACGATCAAGGCGACCGTCAGCCTCAACACCCCCCTTGCCGACGATGTGCCCGACGAAGCGCGCCGCTGGTCGATCGATGCGCGGCTGACCAATGCCGGCTCGAAGGTGCCCATTGCGGGGCAGACGTTTACCGATGCCAACGTGGAGGTGCTGATCAACCGGCTGCGCCTTGCCGCCCGAGGCCGCGCCAAGATTGACGGGCTGACGGTAGACGTGAACTACTCGGAGATCTTCGATGGCGAAAAATCGGGCGCGGCGCGGTTCGTCCTCACCGACAAGGACCGGCGGGCGCGGGGCTTCGACACCGGCGCTACCCTGACCGGTCCGGTCACTGTCACGCTGGAGCAGGGCGCGGAGGAGACGAACAGCTTCACCGCCGACTTGACCGAAGCTGCCGTGGCGCTTCCCGTCTACGCCAAGCGGGCCGGGACGACGCTGACGGCAGCGGGAGACGTGCGCGGCGAAGCGCCGGAACTCAGCATCGACAATCTGCGCGTGACCGGCCGCAACGTGCGCATAGAGGGTGCGGTGGACGTGCGCGATGGCGCCCTGGCGCGCGCTTCGTTCGGCACGTTTGCGCTGGCCGAAGGCGATGACGCACGTATTGAAGTGAGCAAGGACGGCAACGGCCTCACTGCAACTTTCGACGCTGCACAATTCGACGCGCGCCAACTCCTGAAGGGCCTGAAGACAGGCAGCACGGCGGGCACGAAGCCGCAAAATCCCGGTGCGGACAGCCTGGGGCCGCTGACGGTGAATGCCGATGTGGCCCGCCTGCGCATTTCCGATGTCAGCACCGTCGCCGGTCTTACCGTTGCGGCGCGGTATGCCGGCAACCGCGTTCAGAAGCTGTCGGCCTCCGGCAAGCTGGACGACGTGAATGCCGGCTCGTTTGCCGTGGAAATCGGCGCTGCGGAAAATCGCACCCGGCGCATGCAGGTCGATATTGCCGAGCTGGGCCGGCTCCTCTCCGCGTTCGACATCTACAAGCGGATGCGCGGCGGCCGCACCAAGCTCGATGCCCGCCTGGACGATGACGGGGTGATCTCCGGCCGGCTGGTTGCCGATCAGTTCGTGCTGACAAACGAAAAGAGCCTTGAGAAGATCCTCCAGCAGGCCCGTGCCAGCAACGCCAGCATGAGCGCTACCAGCGGGACGGCCCGTGTGCGCTCCAATCAAGCGATCGACGGCATGTCGTTTGAGAGGCTGGCGGTTGATTTCACCAAGCGGGGCGACATCATATCCGTCAACGAGGCCATCGTGCGCGGGCCGATCATGGGGGGCAGCGCCAGCGGCGTGGTCGACCTTAGCAAAAAGTCGGTGTTGCTCAACGGCACCCTGATCCCGGCATACGGCGTCAACAATCTGTTCGGGCGGGTGCCGCTGGTGGGGACCATCCTTGGCGGTGGCAACAAGGGCGGCCTGTTCGGCGTGACCTTCCGCCTGGTCGGCCCCATCGACAATCCGCAGCTGGTGCTCAACCCGATGTCGGCAATCGCACCGGGCATCTTCCGCAAGATATTCGAATTTCGCTAG
- the prfB gene encoding peptide chain release factor 2 (programmed frameshift) — MRTETENLVDEIKQAVSLLRRHLDWDNAQKRLEELNASAENPSLWDDPSRAQKLMQERQSLETQINTINGIEQEMNDAVELIELGEMEDDQTVVTDAEAALLQLKKDLGKKQIAALLSGEADRNDAYIEVHSGAGGTESQDWASMLLRMYVRWAEAAGFKVNTLEYQDGEEAGIKSATLEVKGENAYGWLKTESGVHRLVRISPYDSAARRHTSFASVWIYPVVDDTINIEINESEVRVDTYRASGSGGQHVNTTDSAVRLTHTPTGIVVACQNERSQHKNRATAWDMLRARLYEAELKKREDAAQAEADSKTDIGWGHQIRSYVLQPYQLVKDLRTGVESTSPDDVLDGELTPFMEASLAQRAYGDEGDVADID; from the exons TTGAGAACCGAGACGGAAAACCTCGTCGACGAAATCAAGCAGGCCGTAAGCCTGCTGAGGAGGCATCTT GACTGGGACAACGCCCAGAAACGCCTCGAAGAGCTGAACGCCAGCGCCGAAAACCCCTCGCTGTGGGATGACCCGTCGCGCGCGCAAAAGCTGATGCAGGAGCGCCAGTCGCTCGAAACGCAGATCAACACCATCAACGGCATCGAGCAGGAGATGAACGACGCCGTCGAGCTGATCGAGCTTGGCGAGATGGAAGACGACCAGACCGTCGTCACGGACGCCGAAGCCGCGCTCCTGCAGCTGAAGAAGGACCTCGGCAAGAAGCAGATCGCTGCGCTTCTGTCCGGCGAGGCCGACCGCAACGATGCCTATATCGAGGTGCATTCAGGCGCCGGCGGCACCGAGTCCCAGGACTGGGCGTCGATGCTCCTGCGCATGTATGTGCGCTGGGCGGAGGCGGCTGGCTTCAAGGTCAACACGCTGGAATATCAGGACGGCGAAGAGGCGGGCATCAAGTCCGCCACGCTCGAAGTGAAGGGCGAGAACGCCTATGGCTGGCTGAAGACCGAGTCCGGCGTCCACCGTCTCGTGCGCATTTCGCCATACGATTCGGCGGCGCGCCGGCACACCAGCTTCGCTTCGGTGTGGATCTACCCGGTGGTGGACGACACCATCAACATCGAGATCAACGAGAGCGAAGTGCGGGTGGACACCTACCGCGCCTCCGGTTCTGGCGGCCAGCACGTCAACACCACCGATTCGGCCGTGCGCCTCACCCACACGCCAACCGGCATTGTGGTGGCGTGCCAGAACGAGCGTTCACAGCACAAGAACCGCGCCACAGCGTGGGACATGCTGCGCGCCCGCCTTTACGAAGCCGAGCTGAAGAAGCGCGAGGACGCGGCACAGGCCGAGGCCGATTCCAAGACGGACATCGGCTGGGGCCACCAGATCCGCTCCTACGTCCTTCAGCCCTATCAGCTGGTGAAAGACCTGCGCACGGGCGTTGAAAGCACCTCGCCGGACGATGTTCTGGACGGCGAGCTGACACCCTTCATGGAAGCCTCTCTTGCCCAGCGCGCCTATGGCGACGAGGGCGACGTCGCCGACATCGACTGA
- a CDS encoding helix-turn-helix domain-containing protein has protein sequence MCEPGLNSSEKSVDSRAVMEEFYAKGEVSEKTSRPDDDDPLADGPAGSRSRGVQSVEIGIKLLVALARGGGPMSLRDLSAAASMSPAKVHRYMVSLMESGMVDHQRSGSYDLGALAREIGMAALVRVEEVSRASEKLPELVERSNAAGVLTVWTDLGAMVVRWERQRAPLSTIMSVGSQMPVVDSATGRAFVGHLPDHVVLPVLMAEAPHMTHDLAAMRAQDNDGTIYRNDETMLPGYFSLARPLLDYHGRAMAVVTLISNRRSLIIRDGPVERMLREF, from the coding sequence ATGTGCGAGCCGGGCCTCAATTCGAGTGAGAAATCTGTTGATTCAAGGGCTGTGATGGAAGAATTTTATGCCAAAGGCGAAGTTTCTGAAAAAACATCGCGCCCTGATGACGATGACCCGCTGGCCGATGGCCCGGCCGGAAGTCGCAGTCGTGGCGTCCAGTCGGTCGAAATAGGAATTAAACTACTGGTTGCTCTGGCGCGGGGTGGCGGCCCCATGTCGCTTCGCGACCTGTCCGCTGCTGCATCCATGTCACCGGCGAAAGTGCACAGGTACATGGTCAGCCTCATGGAAAGCGGTATGGTCGACCACCAGCGCAGTGGCAGCTACGACCTTGGCGCGCTGGCCCGCGAGATCGGCATGGCAGCGCTCGTGCGGGTGGAAGAGGTCAGCCGCGCTTCGGAAAAATTGCCGGAGCTTGTGGAGCGCAGCAACGCTGCAGGCGTCCTCACGGTGTGGACGGATCTCGGCGCCATGGTGGTGCGCTGGGAACGTCAGCGCGCACCGCTTTCGACCATCATGTCCGTTGGCTCGCAGATGCCGGTTGTCGACTCCGCGACAGGCCGGGCATTCGTCGGCCACCTCCCGGACCATGTGGTTCTGCCGGTGCTGATGGCCGAAGCACCGCACATGACGCACGACCTTGCCGCCATGCGCGCGCAGGACAATGACGGGACCATCTATCGAAACGACGAAACCATGTTGCCAGGTTATTTTTCCTTGGCGCGCCCGTTACTGGACTATCATGGGCGGGCGATGGCAGTGGTGACGCTGATCTCCAACCGGCGGAGCCTCATCATCCGGGACGGTCCGGTCGAGCGGATGCTCCGGGAATTCTAG
- a CDS encoding ABC transporter substrate-binding protein, with amino-acid sequence MDLTIALEKVDFVPPERCTDDASLLTLKTLALEPLLTWSNGRVGPGLFHRLTHDGTGRRWRFEIRPGATFHDGKPCRAADILAFIEAILVSRDGFGMTWAYADYLAGTTLSAPSDNVVEADTAAPFADLPEIFSEFFVARADENGHGTIGTGRWRVEMLAPGEHTVLEAGGRRLSFRAMPDAAARLRAVTDGTVDAALNLERVPGPPVTVPSLIFGEALNTLSVMAYFNCRKGPFADPELRRAANLAVDRDRLVRDVFHGRAAPASTVVSPFHHGMANRRVPPFPYNLAEARRIVGDQRPVVTLRTPTHMPDRAPEIAQAVADDLRAAGFDVTVDLITDRPAYARQIGEGDMGDLALFDSSPHSTYRILQDKVSAIRKGTWWQGYHNDAADRLIEAAARAVDDDDRCEAYAAALDRLVEDPPWLFLVHPVEVFAARKGINGLSLDNKGVLNIA; translated from the coding sequence ATGGACCTGACAATCGCGCTCGAAAAGGTCGACTTCGTGCCGCCCGAGCGGTGCACGGACGACGCGTCCCTCCTCACGCTGAAGACGCTTGCGCTGGAGCCTTTGCTTACCTGGTCGAACGGGCGTGTCGGTCCCGGCCTCTTTCATCGCCTGACGCACGACGGCACCGGCCGCCGCTGGCGCTTCGAGATCCGGCCGGGCGCCACGTTCCACGACGGCAAACCCTGCCGTGCCGCCGACATTCTGGCATTCATCGAGGCAATTCTGGTTTCCCGAGACGGGTTCGGCATGACATGGGCGTATGCCGACTATCTGGCGGGCACGACACTGAGCGCACCGTCGGACAATGTTGTCGAGGCCGACACGGCCGCGCCGTTTGCCGACCTTCCGGAGATATTCTCGGAATTTTTCGTGGCGCGGGCCGACGAGAACGGACACGGCACCATCGGCACCGGCCGTTGGCGGGTTGAAATGCTGGCGCCTGGCGAGCACACGGTGCTTGAGGCTGGCGGGCGGAGGCTCTCGTTTCGCGCCATGCCGGATGCTGCAGCACGGTTGCGCGCGGTGACCGACGGCACAGTCGACGCCGCGCTCAATCTCGAGCGCGTGCCCGGTCCACCTGTCACCGTCCCGTCGCTCATATTCGGAGAGGCGCTGAATACGCTTTCGGTAATGGCTTATTTCAATTGCCGAAAAGGTCCGTTCGCCGATCCGGAATTGCGGCGTGCCGCCAACCTTGCGGTGGATCGGGACCGGCTTGTGCGCGACGTGTTTCACGGTCGCGCGGCGCCGGCTTCAACCGTGGTGAGCCCGTTTCACCACGGCATGGCAAACCGCAGGGTGCCGCCTTTTCCATATAACCTTGCCGAAGCGCGCCGCATTGTGGGCGATCAGCGCCCCGTGGTGACACTGCGCACCCCAACCCACATGCCCGACCGAGCGCCGGAAATTGCACAAGCCGTGGCGGACGATCTGCGCGCCGCAGGCTTTGACGTGACCGTGGACCTCATCACCGACCGTCCGGCCTACGCCCGGCAGATCGGCGAAGGCGACATGGGGGATCTGGCGCTGTTCGATTCCTCGCCGCACAGCACGTACCGGATCCTGCAGGACAAGGTATCCGCCATCCGCAAAGGCACCTGGTGGCAGGGCTACCACAATGACGCCGCCGACCGGCTGATCGAGGCCGCCGCCCGCGCCGTTGACGACGATGACCGCTGCGAGGCCTACGCTGCAGCGCTGGACCGGCTGGTGGAAGACCCGCCCTGGCTTTTCCTCGTCCATCCGGTGGAGGTGTTCGCCGCGCGCAAAGGCATCAACGGCCTCTCGCTCGACAACAAGGGCGTTCTCAATATCGCCTGA
- a CDS encoding extensin family protein, whose protein sequence is MASPRPAPAAEPTNVVEPVTTAAAQAPPPAEGAPLPRKKPAPPPARKAKPAALAAAPQAPIKGPLQTMTAAEDRACLAALKQAGVDFRPRGEIAEGKCGAETPLEISAVGGIKFSTNATMRCDAARATATWLNSVVVPAAARHMRSAVTSVRVAASYHCRTRRGNGRSNRLSEHAVANAIDISAVTFASGETVPVSLRRGNSPERKFQAEIRKGACPIFTTVIGPGTNAAHADHLHLDRAYRRGGYRMCR, encoded by the coding sequence GTGGCCTCCCCCCGCCCTGCCCCGGCAGCGGAGCCGACCAACGTGGTGGAGCCGGTGACGACGGCAGCAGCGCAAGCCCCTCCGCCCGCCGAAGGCGCGCCACTCCCGCGCAAGAAGCCCGCGCCGCCTCCGGCCCGCAAGGCGAAGCCGGCTGCGCTCGCTGCAGCGCCGCAGGCCCCCATCAAGGGCCCGCTCCAGACAATGACGGCAGCCGAAGACCGCGCCTGTCTCGCCGCGTTGAAGCAAGCCGGGGTCGACTTCCGGCCGCGCGGCGAGATTGCAGAGGGAAAGTGCGGCGCCGAAACACCGCTCGAAATTTCGGCGGTGGGCGGGATCAAATTTTCCACCAACGCGACCATGCGCTGCGATGCCGCCCGCGCCACGGCAACGTGGCTGAACAGCGTGGTGGTCCCCGCCGCGGCGCGCCACATGCGCTCTGCCGTGACCAGCGTGCGGGTGGCGGCCTCCTACCACTGCCGCACGAGGCGCGGGAATGGCCGCAGCAACCGCCTCAGCGAGCATGCGGTCGCCAACGCCATCGACATTTCCGCCGTGACGTTTGCCAGCGGCGAAACGGTGCCGGTGTCCCTTCGAAGGGGTAATTCGCCGGAACGGAAATTTCAGGCAGAGATCCGAAAGGGAGCCTGCCCGATCTTTACCACCGTCATCGGGCCCGGCACCAACGCTGCCCATGCCGACCATCTCCACCTCGACCGGGCCTACCGACGGGGCGGCTACCGGATGTGCCGGTAG
- a CDS encoding peroxiredoxin: protein MNEPGEGTQAPDFTLPGDNGSEIALASHRGSPVIVYFYPKDNTSGCTKQAEAFNAHYGEFLDAGVTIIGISPDPVASHDKFKAKYDLAFPLASDETTDVATAYGVWKEKSMYGRKYMGVERSTFLIARDGTIAKAWRKVKVPGHAEAVLKAVQEL from the coding sequence ATGAACGAACCCGGCGAAGGGACCCAGGCTCCCGACTTCACCCTCCCCGGTGACAACGGGTCTGAAATCGCGCTGGCCAGCCACCGCGGCTCGCCGGTGATCGTGTATTTCTACCCGAAAGACAACACCTCCGGGTGCACCAAACAAGCCGAAGCCTTCAACGCTCATTACGGCGAATTTCTGGACGCCGGTGTGACGATTATCGGCATTTCGCCTGACCCGGTGGCCAGCCACGACAAATTCAAGGCGAAGTACGACCTCGCCTTCCCCCTCGCGTCCGACGAGACCACCGACGTTGCGACCGCCTACGGGGTGTGGAAGGAAAAATCCATGTACGGGCGGAAATACATGGGGGTGGAGCGCTCCACATTCCTCATCGCCAGGGACGGCACCATTGCCAAGGCGTGGCGCAAGGTGAAGGTGCCCGGGCACGCCGAAGCGGTGCTGAAGGCGGTTCAGGAGCTTTAG
- the speE gene encoding polyamine aminopropyltransferase, with amino-acid sequence MRGKREWVDETINEDAGFRTFYEAVGGIRMVDSTQDLAVFQNPTFGKMMILDGAVQVTERDEFIYHEMMAHVALFAHGAVRRVLIVGGGDGGIAREVLRHRAVASITLVEIDGAVVDLCRAEFPAISAGAFDDPRLRVVIADGAAFVAGTEDRFDVIIVDSPDPVGPGAVLFQPPFYRACKAALAPGGLMVTQSGMPFLTPGWFASHAETLRTVFPAREFFLSTVPSYTGGPMAHGLLPAEPAAATPALETLATRYAAAGIATRYYTPEIHRAAFALPPYIGTLATGTA; translated from the coding sequence ATGCGCGGCAAACGCGAGTGGGTGGACGAGACCATCAACGAGGATGCGGGGTTTCGCACGTTCTACGAAGCCGTCGGCGGGATCCGCATGGTCGACAGCACGCAAGACCTTGCGGTGTTTCAGAACCCCACGTTCGGCAAGATGATGATCCTCGACGGTGCCGTGCAGGTCACCGAGCGGGACGAATTCATCTATCACGAGATGATGGCGCACGTTGCCCTGTTCGCGCATGGCGCGGTGCGGCGTGTCCTGATCGTGGGCGGCGGCGATGGCGGCATTGCGCGCGAAGTGCTCCGTCACCGCGCCGTGGCATCAATAACGCTGGTGGAGATCGACGGTGCGGTGGTCGACCTGTGCCGCGCCGAGTTTCCTGCCATTTCAGCTGGCGCGTTCGATGACCCGCGGCTTCGCGTCGTCATTGCCGACGGGGCGGCGTTCGTTGCCGGAACCGAAGACCGGTTCGACGTGATCATTGTGGACTCGCCGGATCCTGTCGGGCCCGGCGCCGTTCTCTTCCAGCCGCCGTTTTATCGCGCCTGCAAGGCAGCCCTTGCCCCCGGCGGGTTGATGGTCACCCAGAGCGGCATGCCGTTTCTGACGCCGGGCTGGTTCGCCAGCCACGCAGAGACGCTGAGGACGGTCTTTCCGGCGCGTGAGTTTTTCCTGTCCACCGTGCCCAGCTACACCGGCGGGCCGATGGCACACGGCCTTCTCCCCGCAGAGCCGGCCGCGGCAACGCCCGCCCTGGAAACGCTGGCGACACGCTACGCGGCTGCGGGGATCGCCACCCGCTACTATACACCCGAAATCCACCGTGCCGCCTTTGCGCTGCCGCCCTACATCGGCACGCTGGCAACCGGCACCGCCTAG
- a CDS encoding ferritin-like domain-containing protein: MGAPAFQSLAEAAARIVGAADPERKVALTRAAAAAWRGRTLSLSRGLLDPPMPRRPGRPERPALMPPRDVPRRGFGTTAGRTAFMHAIAHIELNAIDLAWDIVGRFAHVQMPRSFYDDWVRVGAEEAGHFSLLAARMAEFDTVYGDHPAHDGLWEAAEATEGDLLARLAIVPLVLEARGLDVTPSMVTKFTALGDTESAAVLNRIYEDEKGHVYVGAAWFRYLCDRQGLAAEPTFHAMVRRHFRGGLKPPFNDKARSAACLTPGFYRPMETIRT; this comes from the coding sequence GTGGGAGCGCCCGCATTCCAGTCCCTCGCGGAGGCCGCCGCGCGGATCGTCGGCGCGGCGGACCCTGAGCGCAAGGTGGCGCTGACGCGCGCTGCCGCGGCCGCATGGCGCGGGCGGACGCTTTCGCTCTCGCGCGGGCTGCTCGACCCGCCAATGCCGCGGCGGCCCGGCCGCCCGGAGCGCCCTGCCCTGATGCCGCCGCGTGACGTGCCCCGCCGCGGATTTGGCACCACCGCCGGGCGCACCGCCTTCATGCATGCCATTGCCCACATCGAGCTGAATGCCATCGACCTCGCATGGGACATTGTCGGCCGGTTTGCCCATGTGCAGATGCCGCGCTCCTTCTACGACGACTGGGTGCGCGTCGGCGCTGAGGAGGCAGGGCATTTCTCACTTCTGGCAGCGCGGATGGCAGAGTTCGATACCGTCTACGGCGACCATCCGGCCCACGACGGGCTGTGGGAGGCGGCAGAGGCCACCGAGGGCGACCTTTTGGCGCGGCTTGCCATCGTGCCTCTGGTGCTGGAAGCGCGCGGACTGGATGTGACGCCGTCCATGGTCACAAAATTCACCGCATTGGGCGATACCGAATCGGCCGCCGTCCTCAACCGGATCTACGAGGATGAGAAAGGCCACGTCTATGTGGGGGCCGCCTGGTTCCGCTATCTTTGCGACCGGCAGGGCCTTGCGGCGGAGCCGACATTTCACGCCATGGTACGTCGCCACTTCCGCGGCGGGCTGAAGCCGCCGTTCAACGACAAGGCTCGCTCCGCAGCATGCCTCACGCCGGGCTTCTACCGGCCGATGGAAACCATCCGCACATGA
- a CDS encoding fumarylacetoacetate hydrolase family protein, with translation MYVIEPPQQASVAVSGREDRFPVRRIFCVGRNYAAHAREMGNDPDREPPFFFTKPADAVVDTGVSVPYPPDTSDMHHEIELVIAIGKPARAISVDDAMSVVWGAGVGIDLTRRDLQAVAKKMGRPWDFSKGFDNSAPIAPLVPIADVPSLSKGRIYLEVNGEIRQDADLAELIWPVADTIAYLSASIALAPGDLIMTGTPAGVAAVSAGDVMTGGIDGLGTIRTEIGQPLA, from the coding sequence ATGTACGTCATCGAACCGCCGCAGCAGGCCTCGGTCGCAGTCAGCGGCCGGGAAGACCGTTTTCCGGTGCGGCGCATCTTTTGTGTCGGCCGTAATTATGCCGCTCACGCCCGCGAAATGGGCAACGACCCGGACCGCGAACCGCCATTCTTCTTCACCAAGCCGGCCGACGCTGTTGTCGACACCGGCGTCAGCGTTCCCTACCCGCCCGACACGTCCGACATGCATCACGAAATTGAACTCGTCATTGCCATCGGCAAGCCTGCCCGCGCGATCTCCGTGGATGATGCGATGTCCGTGGTGTGGGGCGCCGGCGTCGGCATCGACCTGACCCGCCGTGACCTGCAGGCCGTCGCCAAGAAGATGGGCCGCCCCTGGGACTTCTCCAAAGGGTTCGACAACTCGGCCCCCATCGCGCCGCTGGTGCCCATTGCGGATGTGCCGTCCCTCTCGAAGGGTCGCATCTACCTTGAAGTGAATGGCGAGATCCGGCAGGACGCCGACCTGGCGGAGCTGATCTGGCCCGTGGCTGACACCATCGCATACCTTTCGGCGTCCATTGCGCTGGCCCCCGGCGATCTCATCATGACCGGCACGCCAGCCGGTGTTGCCGCAGTCTCTGCCGGCGATGTGATGACCGGCGGCATCGACGGGCTTGGCACCATCCGCACCGAAATCGGCCAGCCGCTCGCCTGA